Proteins found in one Microcebus murinus isolate Inina unplaced genomic scaffold, M.murinus_Inina_mat1.0 scaf004_hap2_Mmur4.0, whole genome shotgun sequence genomic segment:
- the LOC142866372 gene encoding LOW QUALITY PROTEIN: uncharacterized protein LOC142866372 (The sequence of the model RefSeq protein was modified relative to this genomic sequence to represent the inferred CDS: substituted 1 base at 1 genomic stop codon), which produces MAFINKPKVSVGVDIERIHKGEKPYKCEECSKAFTHCSILTQYKRIHNGEKTYKCEECGKAFTQSTHLTQHKRIHSGEKPYKCEECGKGFIKIGDLNRHKRIHTGDKPYKCEECGKAFTXCSTLTLHKIIHTGEKPYKCEECGKAFTQCTKLTQHKRIHSGEKPYKCEECGKAFTQSTYLTEHKRIHSGEKPYKCEECGKAFNNIGHVHRHKRIHTGEKPYKCEECGKAFTRCSTLTLHKRIHTGEKPYKCEECGKAFNKIEHVHRHKRIHTGEKPYKCELCSKAFTWCSTLTLHKRIHSGEKPHKCEECGKAFTHSTHLTEHKRIHSGEKPFQCEECGKAFIKNGDLNRHKRIHSGEKPYKCEECGKAFTRCSELTQHKRIHSEENPYKCEECGKAFTQSTHLTEHKRIHSGEKPYKCEECGKAFNKIGHVNRHKRIHTGEKPYKCEECGKAFTRCSTLTLHKRNHNGEKPYKFEDCGEASIQCSHLNLYERVHNRKKLYK; this is translated from the coding sequence aattcacaaaggagagaaaccctacaaatgtgaagaatgtagcaaagcttttacccattgctcaatccttactcaatataaaagaattcataatggagagaaaacatacaaatgtgaagaatgtggcaaagcctttacccagagcacacaccttactcaacataaaagaattcacagtggagagaaaccctacaaatgcgaagaatgtggcaaaggctttatcaagattggagacctcaatcgacataaacgaattcatacaggagacaaaccctacaaatgtgaagaatgtggcaaagcctttacctagTGCTCAACACTaactctacataaaataattcatactggagagaaaccatacaaatgtgaagaatgtggcaaggcctttacccagtgcacaaaacttacacaacataaaagaattcatagtggagagaaaccctacaaatgtgaagaatgtggcaaggcctttacccagagcacatatCTTACtgaacacaaaagaattcatagtggagagaaaccctacaaatgtgaggaatgtggcaaagcctttaacaacattggacatgtccatcgacataaacgaattcatacaggagagaaaccctacaaatgtgaagaatgtggcaaagcctttacccggtgctcaacccttactctacacaaaagaattcatactggagagaaaccctacaaatgtgaagaatgtggcaaagcctttaacaagattgaacatgtccatcgacataaacgaattcacacaggagagaaaccctacaaatgtgagttatgtagcaaagcctttacctggtgctcaacccttactctacataaaagaattcatagtggagagaaaccccacaaatgtgaagaatgtggcaaagcctttacccacagcacacaccttactgaacataaaaggattcatagtggagagaaaccattccaatgtgaagaatgtggcaaagcctttatcaagaatggagacctcaatcgacataaacgaattcatagtggagagaaaccctacaaatgtgaggaatgtggcaaagcctttacccggtgcagtgaacttacacaacataaaagaattcatagtgaagagaacccctacaaatgtgaagaatgtggcaaagcctttacccagagcacacaccttactgaacataaaagaattcacagtggagagaaaccctacaaatgtgaagaatgtggcaaagcctttaacaagattggacatgtcaatcgacataaacgaattcatacaggagagaaaccctacaaatgtgaggaatgtggcaaagcctttacccggtgctcaacacttactcttcataaaagaaatcataatggagagaagccctacaaatttGAGGATTGTGGCGAAGCTTCtatccagtgctcacaccttaatctatatgaaagagttcataacagaaaaaaattgtataaatga